Genomic window (Streptomyces sp. RerS4):
GGCCATTGCTGTCGTGTCTCCCTCGGTCGGCGGGGCGCCCGCGCGCTCTCCCGCGGCGGCACCCGGCCCGAGCGCGAAACCTTCGGGCCGACCGTCACGCTACCGGCGGCCCGGCGGCCGGCGCTTCTCGAAACCTGACCGGATCCGCCCGGGGCGATCCACGACGCGGGCCGCCTCACAGGGTGAAGAAGCCCGGGATCCGCCCGTCGGGGGTGCCGACGAGGGCGGCCCGGTCGAGCAGGACGTTGTTGTTCTCGCAGCTCGTCTCCGGGAGCAGCAGGCAGGCGTGGCAGGCGGCCAGGTTCAGGCTGTCGGCGCCGCTCGCCTCGGACTCCATGCACAGGGGGTCGTTCGAGCACCAGCTCGCCCGCCGCAGCGCCGACGCGAGGGAGGCGGAGAGGCGGTCCGGCTCGCCCTGGGCGACGATCCCGCCCAGACTGCCCGCCGAATCGCTGGTCGCCGTATAGATCAGTACGCCGGCCATGTCGGCCTCGCCGTAGAGCCGCTCCCGCAGCGAGGCCGCCGGGTAGCCGCCGTCCAGGCTCCATTCGTTGATCAGGACGTGCGCGAGGGCGTGCAGCAGCAGGAACCGGGGGGTGGCCGGGGACGGGGGCGCCGGCCTGCCGGTGGCGCCGATCCGGGCGGCCAACAGCCTCTCGTGGTTCTCCCGGATCCGCTCGGCCCGCTCGATCTGCCCCGGCTCGCGTTCCCAGTCCCGCAGCCGGTCCTCGTCGAGGCGGACGAACACCCCCTCGCCGCTCACCTCGAAGGCCGGCAGCCAGGTCGGCGGGGCGAGCGAGAGCGCGGCCTCACGCTGCGGGGCGTCCGCCTGGCTCGGTTCGTCCACCCGCCGGAACGACTGCAGGGCACGCACCTCGCGCAGCCGCTTGACGAGCATCACCCGCTCCAGTCCGTACGCCTCGCGCAGCCCGTCCGCCGCGCCCACCGGCGGTTCGCACACGAACTCCTGTGCCTGGTCCCCGACTTCGGGGTGGGCCTTGGACAGGCTCTGGTACTCGCCCGCGTAGATCTCCTGCCGGTGGCGCCGCGCCCGCGCCGCCGGGTCCGCGTCACCGGAGCCCCCGACCGCCGCGACCGCCGCGTCCTCCTCGGCCCGCCGGCGCGCGACCTCCGCGACCACGTCGTCCGGCCCGTACGCGGGATGGTGGCGCAGGAGGTTCTCGATCCGTACGTACCCCCGGACGGTGTCGGCGTCCTCCCCCTTGAGGCGGTCGTAGAACGGGGCGACGAGGCGGGCGATGCCCTCGCTCCACGGGGGGATCGACAGCGCGGAGTGCATCACGGGGAACCAGACGGACGAGGAACCGCGCTGGAGGGTGCGCGGCTGCTCCGGGCAGCCCTCGACCGGGGCGTCCTTCAGCCAGGGCCGCCGGCCCGAGCAGCGGATGCCGAGGTCGCGCAGGGCCCGCCGGCGGAAGGAGCCCTCCATCGACACCTCCGGCGCCCCGCAGGTGCAGCCGATCAGCACGGCGCGCAGTGAGGCGGTCGAGCCTTCGGAGCGCAGCCGCAGCTGTCCGCCACAGCCCCCCGGCTCCGTGCGGTGGCCCCGGTGGACCCATTTCCAGTACGGGAAGTCCTCCAGGTGGCCGCGCGCGCAGGCCACGACGAAACGCGACGGGACCAGGGACTCGGCGCAGGTCGAGCATTCGGCCTTGCCGGAAGGCGAGTTGAACTTCCGGTACGGCTGGAGCGCGCGGCACTCGGGGCAGGAGTACATCTCCGGGAAGCGCACGGCACGGACCCCGTCGCGGGCGGTGTCGGGATCCGGAGCCGGCGGCAGCCGGAAGCCCGAGACGCCCAACTGCCGTGACAGGCGCGGCTCCGAGACGAAGGGCGCCTCGGTGATGTCCCAGGAGTCGATGCCGCGGACGAGGAAGGACTCGTTCTCCACCGCGATCATCGCGCCGACGCCGTAGGTGGTGATCAGCTGGGCGCGACGGATCTCCCCGAGTCGGCGGGCGGCGCGCACCGGCGTCGAGGGAAGGCCGCGGGTGCGGCGGGCGCGGGGCTGGGCGGGGCTCATGGTTCAGCGCTCCTCGAAGAAGGTGGACGAGGCGTCGACGTCGCGCAGGCTCCACAGGGTTTTCCACGGCGAGGCGTGGGGCGACTCGTCGTCGTAGTCGGCCAGCAGCGCGGGCAGGCGGGTGCCGCGCGGGGCCTCGTAGACGAGGTTCGGGCGCTCGCGCGCCTCCTCGCGCCACCATTGCACGAACTGGTCGAAGGCCTCGGCGGTGGCTCGGGCCTCCGCCGGCTCCACGGCCGCCACCCGGGCGAGCAGCGGCTCCCCGACCCGCTCGCGCAGCTCGTCCTCGAAGTCGGCGATGCGGGCCGCCGCGTTGTTCGCGCGGGCGGCGGGCAGCATCAGCCGGGCCAGGGCCACGACGACGGCGTGCAGCCCCCGGTCGCGGGCCCGCGAGGAGAACGGGGTGACGCTGGTGGACTCCACCTCCCGGTAGAGGGCCGAGTGGAAGGACTGGAAGTCCTCGTAGTGCGAACGGTCGCGCGAACGAGCGGAGTTGAGCATGACGGCGACCAGCCCGGGGTGGCGGCGGCCGACGCGGCTCGTGGCCTGGATGTACTCGGCGGTGGTTTGCGGCTGGCCCATCACCGCCATCAGCCCGAGACGATCCACGTCCACACCGACGGAGATCATGTTGGTGGCGAGCAGCACGTCCAGTACGTCCGGCTGCGGCAGCCGCCGCTCCAGCTGCGCCAACCGACGGGAAACGTCAGTGGAGTTGGCCCGGCTGCTCAGCTCCGTGACCGCGTCGGCGCCGCGCACCTTGATTCCGTCGCGGACGGCCAGGAACTCCAACCGGTCCTGGACGTCGTCGAGGACCTGGAGTTCGGCGGCCGACAGCAGCCGCAGACTGTTGAAGTAGCCGACCAGGGTCCAGTACGCGTCCTTCACCTCCGGCGGCGCGTCGTGCGCGCCGGCGCGGTGCAGCAGCGCCGCGTACACGCGGATCAGTAGCGTCGACTGGCTGGTACTGGAGGTCAGCAGTCCGACGTAGCGGCGGGCGGCCTTGCGTTCCCGGGCCGTCTCGACGGCGAACCAGGAGTCCCGCGCGTCGAGGCCCGCCGGCGGGAACTGGGCCACCGTACGCCGGAACAGTCGGGTTCCCTGTTCGTCGGCGCGGCGGATGGTCGCCGTCGAGGCGATCACCTTGGGCCGCCGTGCCAGGCTGTCCACAGCGGTCTCGTACAGACCGGTCAGGGTCCCCAACGGGCCTGAGATCAGGTGAAGTTCGTCCTGCACGATCAGCTCGGGCGGCCGGACGCCGGACACGTCACGGTTGAAGAGGGCCGCCGAGGCGGGGCGCCACGGCATCGAGGCGAACTTGTCGACGGTGGCGATGACCAGGGTCGGCCGGTGGGCGTAGACCGCCTCGTCCACCAGGTGCACGGGCAGTCCGCGGTGGAAGTCGCACGTCCCCGAAGGGCAGGCGACGGTCATGCGTACCTCCGCCTCCACGACGGCGTAGTCACGGGCCCGCAGCGGCTCCCCGCACCACGGGCAGTTCCGCAGCTGCACCGGGTTCTCGGCCTGCAACTGGAGGTTCTCGTTGCCCCGTAGCGCCGCCAGCTTCTCCCCGGCGACGGCGAGGGAGTTGGGCGTCGCGGACCGCCCCACCCACATGCCGATGGAGATCTCCTCCCGCCCCAGCGCCTCGGGATCGGCCGCCCGCAGCCGCTCCATGGCGCAGATCAGCGCCGCCGCGCGCTGGAACTGCTGGAGCGTCAGCAGTCGCAGGGTGTACCGCATCAGGACGGTCACACCGCCCCCGGCGTCACCGTCCCGCAGGCGGCGCAGGAACGCGGTGAAGGCGATCAGCCCGAGGTAGGCCTCGGTCTTGCCGCCACCGGTGGGGAACCACAGCAGGTCCGAGATCGCGCGGTCGTCGTGGTCGGGGTCCTCGCCGTCGCGGTCGACGATGCCCCTCAGACACAGCAGCACGAAGGAGATCTGGAACGGGCGCCAACGACCCGCCCGCTCGTCCGGTTCCCCCTCCCTGCCGTCCTTGATCCACGAGGTGCGGGCCCGCTGCTCGGCCATCGCGAGGTTCGCCAGCCGGAAGGCCTTCAACACCTCGGGCCGGTTCGGGTCGGCCAGCAGGTCCACACCCGCCCGCATCCGCCCCAACGCCTCCCGGCACAGCCGGACCTGCTCCGTCGCGACACCCGCGTGCTCCGTGCCGGCCAGGGCCCCGGCCTGGGCCTCCTGGGCGTCGATCCACCGCTCGTAGTCGGCGAGCAGGGCCCGCAGGGCCGACGTGATCTCCTCGGCCGGGGCGCTACCCAGGCCGTGCATGGTCAGGGCCCGGTCGTCGATGTCCGGGTTCGAATCCGTCAGCAGCACCTCGTGGGAGGGCACGAGCTCGGTGTGCACGGCGGCCACGCTCGGACGCGCCGGCTGCGGGGAGCCCACCGGCGGGGGAGTCCAGTCCCAGCGCGCCGCACAGCCGTGACCGGTGGCGAAGCCGGGCGCGTGACGGTGCAGGAGCCGGCTCAGCGCCTGCTCCGCGTCGACCGCGCCCCGCGCCGCAGGCCGCACGACGAAGGCGCGGGCGCCGCCGTCCTCGGCGGTCACCGTCATCTCCGGCTGGTAGAAGCAGTGGGCGTCCCGCAGATCGTACGGGCCCACCTCCAGGCTGTTGACGACCGTCGCCGTCACCGTCACGCTCCCGTCCGGGCCGGCGGCGGGCCGGACGAGGACCCGCAGGTCCAGGCCGGGATGCAGGGCTTCGGACGGCCGCATCCCCGGCTCCGTGACGTCCACCACGACCGACTCGATCGGCAGGGGCGCCCGACGCCAGTGCTCCCGCTGGGCCTCGGTGCTCCGCGCCTCGGTCCGCCTCGCCGCCACCGGCCGGCCCTCCGCGTCCTCGGGCCGGTACACGGCCGCGCGCACGGTGAACCGGATGCGCCGGGAGACGGCCGGGTCCACCGCGAAGGTCAGACCGATGGACGAGGGCATCCGGACGTTCGCCAGCGCCACCCCGAGGTCGACGGCGTCCTCCTCCGCGTCCCGGCGGACGCCGAGCGGTACGGCGTCCAGCCCGTCGCGCGCCGCCTCCCGCTCGTCCGGCTCCGCCCCGGCGCCGGCGGTACCCGCCGGGGCGGAGCCTGCCGGCTGCTCCGGGCGGGTGCGGGGGAAGAGCACGCCGACCGGGTACATGGTGATCGGCGCGTCGTCCCTGAGGACCTCCTCCGGGCCCCCCACGGGACCGAGCAGGTCGTCGCGCAGGGCGTCGAGGAGGGCGTCACGGACCTCGTAGTGTGCCGCGTGGGCCGAACCGCTCATCCTGTGATCCCCTCGGTGACCTGCTGCTCCTCGTCCCAGTGGAAGCGCCCCAGACCGCACAACCGGGGCGCGACCCAGGCACCGTGCCCGCCCAGCCCCGCGGCCTCGGTCGCGGCAGGGTCGCCCGCCACGCTCTCCACCCCGTCGACCCGCAACCCGGTGATCAGCGGCGGCCAACGGTCCACGCTCGCGTGCGCGTTGCGGCGCAGCAGCCGGAACAGGTCCCCGCGGAAGCGCTCCGAGACCACCGCGATCCGCCGGTCCCCCACGACCACCGCGTACGGCGGCGACTGGTCGGCGGCGACCGGGATCCCGTGCAGCAGCTCCAGCCGCGCCGGGTCCCCGGGAGCGACCCCGGTCAACAGGAACTCCCGTACGACGGCGGCGTCCTCGTGTAGCTCCTCGCACCCGGGAGGCTGCTCATGGGACACGTCGGACGCCGACAACTCCAGCCCGTTGCGCGCCCATTGGGTGCGCCCGCCCAGGTACCAGCGGTCGAGCCGGTTGTCCTTGCGCACCTGCCAGGAGTTGGGCGCGTCCAGGACGTAGATGTCGTCGCGGGCCCGGGTCATCGCCACGTACAGCAGTCGCGCCTCCGCCGCCGGGTCGTAGTCGAACTTCTTCTTCCGTACGGGGGTGGGCTCGCGCAGCACACGCGGCTCGACCACCAGGACCCGGTCGAACTCCAGCCCCTTGGCCCGGTGCACCGTCGAGACGACCAGCGACGACGCCTCGGACGCGGTGAGCTCGTCCGGCAGCCGGCCCTCGGCGAGGGCCCGGTGCAGGGCCCCCACGTCGAGGGTGGCGCGCCCGCTGCCCCGGGCGACCTTGCGCACCGACCGCCACAGGGACTCCGCCGTGGCGCCGGCCGGGATCGACAGGTCGCTCAGCAGCTCCTCGAACCGGTCGCGGCCCAGGGTGGTCGCGCCGGTCGCGCTCAGCAGCTGCGCGATCCACACGGGGGCGGAGCGTTCGCGGGCCGACCGCTGGAGGGTGTGCGGGACGCCGGCCTCGGCCAGCAGGCCCGACAGGGTGAGCGCCTGCCCGTTGTCCCGACACAGGACGGCGGTGGTGTCGGGGTAGTCGCGCAGCGCCGCCCGTACGAACTCCTCGTCCAGCCCACCGAAGTTCGGCAGGGACAGCAGCAGCGCGCGCAGGTCCCCGTGGATGCGTTCCGCCTCGGTGGCGGCCTCCTTCGGCTGCCGGGGCAGGCGCAGCAGGTCCGTCCCGTACGGCAACGCCGCGCGGGCCGTCTCCGTACGGGCCCGGAAGTTGTCGCCGAGGTGCAGCTCGACCAGGTCACCCGCGAAGGAGGCACGGACCCAGTCCAGGAAGCGGCCGGTCTCCTCGGCCCGCGCCTGCGGGTCGGAGATCTGGAACCCGTACACGGCCTGGGCCGGATCGCCCACCACCGTGAAGCCGCTGCTGTCCTGGAACCGGTCGAGGAGGGCCTCCACCATGTCCCGGCGGACGCCGACCAGGTCCTGGACCTCGTCGATCACCACGTGCGCCGGCACGTGCTCGCCCGCCTCGACCGCCCCCTTGTCGATGGCCTCGGCGGCCGCCGCGATACGCCCGTCATAGGTGTACGCGCCCCAGTCGGTGTCCGGGTAGGCGCGGTGGAGCAGCGCCCCCGCCCACGCGTCGAAGGTCTGCACGCGCACGCGCCGCGCGGCGTCCGCGTGCCGGGCGATCCGGTCGGTGAGTTCGCGTACGGCGGCCCGGGAGAAGCTGAGCACCAGGATCTCCCCGGCCTCCAACTCCTCCCGCCCGACCAGGACATCGAGCCGGCGCACGAGGGTGTGCGTCTTGCCCGCGCCGGCGCCGGCCGTGACCAGCAGCCGGGCGTCCCAGGGCTGGTCCACCACGGCCTGCTGGGCGGGCGTCAGCCGGTGCTCGGTGACGGTGGTGGTGGCGGTCGTCATCGGCCCTCCTCCCACAGGTACTCGAACTCGGTGAAGGCCAGAGCCTCGCCGAAGTTCGAGACGTTGTCCCGGACGTTGAGGATCAGGCAGGTCTCCTTGCCGCCGTTCTTCGGACCGCGCAGACCGCGCCCGATCATCTGCTGGTAGATGTTGGGGCTGTACGTGGGCCGGGCGACGACGACGGCCCGGGTGGCCGGGGCGTCGAAGCCCTGGGTGAGCACGCCGTAGTTGGTCAGGACCTGGATCCGGCCCTTGCGGAAGTCGTCGATCTGCTTGCGCCGTTCGTTGGTGGGCGTCGTGGAGTCGATCGCGGCGGCCTTGATGTCGCGGTCCCCGAGCTTCGCGGCGAGCAGCTTGGCGTGGGCCACCGAGGTCGCGAAGACCAGCACGGGCCAGTCCGAGGGCATGTCGGCGATCTCGTCCACGATGCGCTGACTGCGCTCGTGGTCCTCGGCGAGCCGCTGCTCCGCGCCCTTGGGGAGGGTGGCGAACTTCTGCGACTGGGCCAGTTCGTCCGGCGTCAAGGCGATGTCGGCGCCCGCCAGTTCCCGGTGTCTGACCTGCGCGAGCACGCCGATCTGCTGCAAGTGCTTGATGGCGGTGGCCAGATCACCGTCGAAGACGTCCGTGTCGAGCCGGTTGCCGAAGCGCTGGACGAGCAGCCGCGTCAGCTCCTCGTTGTTGCGGTACGGGGTCGCGGTCAGCCCGACCAGGTGCCGGCCGGTGCGGTGGTGCGTCAGGTCCAGGTCGTGGAGCAGCTGCGTGTACCGGGGGGACATCGCGGTGTGCGCCTCGTCGATGACGACGAGCGAGGCGTCCCGACGCAGCCAGGCGTACTCCTCCGTCGCCAGGCAGTGGTCGAGCTTGGCGTCGGTCGCGACCACGAGGTGGGGGCGTCCGTCGACGGGGGTCGCCTCGTTGGTCGACCACAACCGGCTGATGACCAGCGGCAGTTCGGGCCCCACCTTCGACCACACGAACCGCCAGCTCTGTACGGCCTGTTCGCACAGCTCCTCGGTCTGGGCGATCCACAGGACCGGACCCGGCAGCGTCTCCCGGTCCCGGATCCAGCGGATGACCCCCTCGGCCGTGACGCGCGTCTTGCCGGCGCCGGTCGGCAGGCTGAGCATGCCGCGCTGCGGCGTCCGGTTCTCCAACAGCCCCAGCAGCGCCTGCGCCAGCTCCTCCTGGTACGGGTGCAGCGCCGGGAACTCGGACGGGCCCTCCACCTCCAGGCGGGGTTCGAGGGAGGGTGCGCGGGCGCCCGCGAACGAGTCGGGGAAGCCGAGGTCGGTCACGAACCGCAGGGCCTTCGTGTTGCCGGTGAAGGAACTCGGGGCACGGGTGGGGAAGGCCAGCGACAGGTCGCGGGAGTGGACGCGCAGGATCGCCTCGCCGTGCGCGTTGAACGCCATCTCCGCGATGCGGCGCGGGCTCGGTTCGCCGCCCTGCTCCTGGATCTCGCTCTCCAGGAGACCCGGGGGCAGTTCGCCGCGCAGCGCCTCCTCACCGATCAGCAGGGCGATCTTGTCGATGACGCTCTCGCTCTCGCGCACCGCCTTCAGCCGCGACAGGAGGGCCTGGTCGTGCTCCTGCCGGTCCTGGAGGGCCAGGGCCTGGCTGCACCCCGGCAGGCCGAAGCCCCACTTGAACTCCTGGTCGGCGGCCATGAGCACCTGGAGCCGGTCCAGGGAGTCCAGTACGTAGAGGATCTGACCCTTGCGGGCGGCCTTCAGCGGGACACGGTTGCTGCCCATGGGCGTGCGTACGACCTGCTCCAGCTGCGAGCAGCGCTGGATCTTGAAGCTGCTGCCCACATTGCCCAGCCGTGCCTTGATCGCGGTGAACTCCTCGAACAGGGGTACCGAACGGCCGATGCGGATCGGGTCGATCTCCTTGCTGATGACGTCCGAGACCCGCAGCATCCCCCAGTCCTCGATCATCTGCTTCGCGGTGGCCGCGTCCGCCTTCTCGGCGACGAGGAGCGCGGGAAGCTGTTCGAGCTGGAGTTCCTTGAAGTCGGCGGCGTTCGTCGCCACGGCGATCTCGTGGTCCGGGCGGGTCTCCCAGGCGCGGCCGACCCGGCACCGGGTGAGGACCCCCTCCGGGAACTGGAAGCCGACCCGGTGCAGCAGGGCGTACGCGCGGCCGATGAAGGTGTCGTCCTCGCTGGCCAGGACGCGGTCGAGGAGTTTGCCCCAGCGGGCGCCGGGCACGTCCTCGGGGGCGCCGGGCATGTTCAGCAGCCGCGCCGTCTCCGCCGGGATCTCCGCCACGGGCAGGACGGAGCGGTACTCCTTGAGCTGGGGCCCCACGGCCTCGGAGACCCGGGTCAGCCCCAGCGAGGTCCGCACCAGGGCGTGCCGGTCGATCACCCAGCGCATGGGGGACAGCACGGCCTTGCGGGTGTTGCCCTGGGCGCCGTACCGCATCTGCCAGAACTGGACGATGCCGGACTCCGGGAGCGCGGCGACGAAGGCGGCGCGACCCTCCTCGGAGAGGGCGGGCAGCAGGTGCAGCGGGCCGGCCGTCGCGG
Coding sequences:
- a CDS encoding DUF1998 domain-containing protein; translation: MSPAQPRARRTRGLPSTPVRAARRLGEIRRAQLITTYGVGAMIAVENESFLVRGIDSWDITEAPFVSEPRLSRQLGVSGFRLPPAPDPDTARDGVRAVRFPEMYSCPECRALQPYRKFNSPSGKAECSTCAESLVPSRFVVACARGHLEDFPYWKWVHRGHRTEPGGCGGQLRLRSEGSTASLRAVLIGCTCGAPEVSMEGSFRRRALRDLGIRCSGRRPWLKDAPVEGCPEQPRTLQRGSSSVWFPVMHSALSIPPWSEGIARLVAPFYDRLKGEDADTVRGYVRIENLLRHHPAYGPDDVVAEVARRRAEEDAAVAAVGGSGDADPAARARRHRQEIYAGEYQSLSKAHPEVGDQAQEFVCEPPVGAADGLREAYGLERVMLVKRLREVRALQSFRRVDEPSQADAPQREAALSLAPPTWLPAFEVSGEGVFVRLDEDRLRDWEREPGQIERAERIRENHERLLAARIGATGRPAPPSPATPRFLLLHALAHVLINEWSLDGGYPAASLRERLYGEADMAGVLIYTATSDSAGSLGGIVAQGEPDRLSASLASALRRASWCSNDPLCMESEASGADSLNLAACHACLLLPETSCENNNVLLDRAALVGTPDGRIPGFFTL
- a CDS encoding helicase-related protein — translated: MSGSAHAAHYEVRDALLDALRDDLLGPVGGPEEVLRDDAPITMYPVGVLFPRTRPEQPAGSAPAGTAGAGAEPDEREAARDGLDAVPLGVRRDAEEDAVDLGVALANVRMPSSIGLTFAVDPAVSRRIRFTVRAAVYRPEDAEGRPVAARRTEARSTEAQREHWRRAPLPIESVVVDVTEPGMRPSEALHPGLDLRVLVRPAAGPDGSVTVTATVVNSLEVGPYDLRDAHCFYQPEMTVTAEDGGARAFVVRPAARGAVDAEQALSRLLHRHAPGFATGHGCAARWDWTPPPVGSPQPARPSVAAVHTELVPSHEVLLTDSNPDIDDRALTMHGLGSAPAEEITSALRALLADYERWIDAQEAQAGALAGTEHAGVATEQVRLCREALGRMRAGVDLLADPNRPEVLKAFRLANLAMAEQRARTSWIKDGREGEPDERAGRWRPFQISFVLLCLRGIVDRDGEDPDHDDRAISDLLWFPTGGGKTEAYLGLIAFTAFLRRLRDGDAGGGVTVLMRYTLRLLTLQQFQRAAALICAMERLRAADPEALGREEISIGMWVGRSATPNSLAVAGEKLAALRGNENLQLQAENPVQLRNCPWCGEPLRARDYAVVEAEVRMTVACPSGTCDFHRGLPVHLVDEAVYAHRPTLVIATVDKFASMPWRPASAALFNRDVSGVRPPELIVQDELHLISGPLGTLTGLYETAVDSLARRPKVIASTATIRRADEQGTRLFRRTVAQFPPAGLDARDSWFAVETARERKAARRYVGLLTSSTSQSTLLIRVYAALLHRAGAHDAPPEVKDAYWTLVGYFNSLRLLSAAELQVLDDVQDRLEFLAVRDGIKVRGADAVTELSSRANSTDVSRRLAQLERRLPQPDVLDVLLATNMISVGVDVDRLGLMAVMGQPQTTAEYIQATSRVGRRHPGLVAVMLNSARSRDRSHYEDFQSFHSALYREVESTSVTPFSSRARDRGLHAVVVALARLMLPAARANNAAARIADFEDELRERVGEPLLARVAAVEPAEARATAEAFDQFVQWWREEARERPNLVYEAPRGTRLPALLADYDDESPHASPWKTLWSLRDVDASSTFFEER
- a CDS encoding UvrD-helicase domain-containing protein encodes the protein MTTATTTVTEHRLTPAQQAVVDQPWDARLLVTAGAGAGKTHTLVRRLDVLVGREELEAGEILVLSFSRAAVRELTDRIARHADAARRVRVQTFDAWAGALLHRAYPDTDWGAYTYDGRIAAAAEAIDKGAVEAGEHVPAHVVIDEVQDLVGVRRDMVEALLDRFQDSSGFTVVGDPAQAVYGFQISDPQARAEETGRFLDWVRASFAGDLVELHLGDNFRARTETARAALPYGTDLLRLPRQPKEAATEAERIHGDLRALLLSLPNFGGLDEEFVRAALRDYPDTTAVLCRDNGQALTLSGLLAEAGVPHTLQRSARERSAPVWIAQLLSATGATTLGRDRFEELLSDLSIPAGATAESLWRSVRKVARGSGRATLDVGALHRALAEGRLPDELTASEASSLVVSTVHRAKGLEFDRVLVVEPRVLREPTPVRKKKFDYDPAAEARLLYVAMTRARDDIYVLDAPNSWQVRKDNRLDRWYLGGRTQWARNGLELSASDVSHEQPPGCEELHEDAAVVREFLLTGVAPGDPARLELLHGIPVAADQSPPYAVVVGDRRIAVVSERFRGDLFRLLRRNAHASVDRWPPLITGLRVDGVESVAGDPAATEAAGLGGHGAWVAPRLCGLGRFHWDEEQQVTEGITG
- a CDS encoding DEAD/DEAH box helicase gives rise to the protein MNDRQFADPSLSPVIDTVVRQSAVVLKTYQVDPGLVQEHANGERRITQGGYGERQLFELVQNAADEIAAKPGGKLHVVLTDHHLYCANEGTPVTPDGAETILRMSVSRKRGGQIGRFGVGVKSVLSVSDTPQFFSGHGTFGFGFDRQWSAAEIAQALGREGDVDLDTPVLRMARPLDVEQERADDDILDKLLRWATTVVRLPLLPGAADRLGRDITGHKSRDGRVTEAFPARFQLFSPHVGQVALHDERTMPPTRREITIEPNGVHRLLKEVARGAKPSTEQWKVFSVAHSPTAEVADGAGELHNRPVLDISWAVPEYTVRGGLYTTPVGKGAFWAFFPTKYEVSLTGILNAPWKTNEDRQHLLDGSPFNRELLEVAARLVIDSLPRLMPAEDPAAYLPLLPGRTKEKLNWADDHFLRAVYALAAERPSLPDQDGVLRVPGELRITPPNLDREWLRIWSEYEGRPVDWIHPSVDAADNSLRRGKMMHVLEVAGKATASVKDWLEALVADGTPEASCHAIEILSLMVLKDQSGRLTGDSLMTAEARRARIVLTEDGRMVAPVAGEIYHRTSADALRDDMVYVHRAISERPEMARHLHSIGIRVADAQGRFEGVLDQGFGHYDDAAWSNFWVLLRSAGGTAQVARIRSRVDKPLDTLRVRTLDGRYRPMRDCLLPGPVVPGDGSRDRKIAVDLGFHESDRAVFRELGLVDRPSPGHRPDGHHWYEEYRQYVHDQHLRSLPTSAPRPTIGRLVTEGAATAGPLHLLPALSEEGRAAFVAALPESGIVQFWQMRYGAQGNTRKAVLSPMRWVIDRHALVRTSLGLTRVSEAVGPQLKEYRSVLPVAEIPAETARLLNMPGAPEDVPGARWGKLLDRVLASEDDTFIGRAYALLHRVGFQFPEGVLTRCRVGRAWETRPDHEIAVATNAADFKELQLEQLPALLVAEKADAATAKQMIEDWGMLRVSDVISKEIDPIRIGRSVPLFEEFTAIKARLGNVGSSFKIQRCSQLEQVVRTPMGSNRVPLKAARKGQILYVLDSLDRLQVLMAADQEFKWGFGLPGCSQALALQDRQEHDQALLSRLKAVRESESVIDKIALLIGEEALRGELPPGLLESEIQEQGGEPSPRRIAEMAFNAHGEAILRVHSRDLSLAFPTRAPSSFTGNTKALRFVTDLGFPDSFAGARAPSLEPRLEVEGPSEFPALHPYQEELAQALLGLLENRTPQRGMLSLPTGAGKTRVTAEGVIRWIRDRETLPGPVLWIAQTEELCEQAVQSWRFVWSKVGPELPLVISRLWSTNEATPVDGRPHLVVATDAKLDHCLATEEYAWLRRDASLVVIDEAHTAMSPRYTQLLHDLDLTHHRTGRHLVGLTATPYRNNEELTRLLVQRFGNRLDTDVFDGDLATAIKHLQQIGVLAQVRHRELAGADIALTPDELAQSQKFATLPKGAEQRLAEDHERSQRIVDEIADMPSDWPVLVFATSVAHAKLLAAKLGDRDIKAAAIDSTTPTNERRKQIDDFRKGRIQVLTNYGVLTQGFDAPATRAVVVARPTYSPNIYQQMIGRGLRGPKNGGKETCLILNVRDNVSNFGEALAFTEFEYLWEEGR